The genomic segment tctgcttaacagacataatgttgcatacggggaggactatccttcagaggtccttggaaaaatgagaaatgcatggaatattgcagctgaagcgtccaagaaggcacggactcggtatgctcatttttatgacaagaaagtgcgccctcttgagttgaaggaaggaagcctcgtattgagagtgaatgaggctgcgcccgccaatcagagcaggaaactagctccgaggtggcgaggaccatatagagtaattaaaagggcggggccggttaatcttgttataaaaggagtgttcgaggaccaggtggaaaggacaattcatgtaaataaattgaaacaatatcatgctagagaggaattagaactgccttcagcgggtctagttcatgactcagcagtgctgactcatggcttcaccgacgagtcagaagatgaggatgaccctctgtcatcgctcatcagtagtcaggtgcagtctcgccaccctatggtgacgagatctcgcgctgtacagtaaagtaacttccttagttagtataatttagtattgattagattttcctgtaaaggcaatgagatgtactatgtctatacttgactcaggtagcaacttttaccgtgctctggggttccacctccaccaaacccagagtatatctatgcttccgctgtgttgtgtctgtctgttcccaggtctgattggtacaccgacccagttgttccagccacacgtgaacccttgtctgtaaagaccgaggggggaggcacgttacacaaagccctccccccactagacccagtaacccatacatcagttactttggggatgagtgactgtccaagagtcacccggccgacgcctcacgtcactaacgaggttgtcagggccagcgagctgtccacattatagcagtcaccggaggtgccatacaacgccggggtagctgtctcgagatcaccactacccacctgctgcgtcatcaagactgcagccattccagcagtgttggaggagaggtcaagaaatggaaagcacgtagcagtactcaagagtttcgccggaggattaatgattacgtcatctgaagtaacaagaaagcggaagtaaggcggtcacaggtggaaggcacggtttccctacagagtaccgggactcgccaatagaaggtcgcaaaattgtctcctttggcctaaagtcggcggtacgagggtatacacagttggtgtttacggcctagtaacctggtgacatcaagaaacgcctgagataacgtgagcaatgatggaagacgagattcacctgttctgcaaacaagcaacccgcctctacgaccttctgacaccactcctgctaagagacaccgttggtacatccagtcctgctctgctgtggtcatctgcgccgtcaagtttaacatcaagactgccgtgtgaactgtgattgatatgaatgcgtgtggactgtcgagagcaagattaatggccgaagtaacagtattctacagctgtcactgggcactccgctctactacactctgtcgtcattcagtagtaccggatgggagtacaagaggaccaggtattgatgtctacacatggggagaagcaagatcgacaccgtcatcgtcagcgactacattcagcatccagcagcatcgattttttttcgattactcaatatgaacaattgatacaaacaacaaagttggctctgaacatctgtgtaaagaacatctggacacttttgtttaaatgttgaaaaacagatttagaatcaatactttttaaatgttgaaaaacagatttaaaataattctggtataatatatgaaaattttactctataaattggtcagtaatcaaaatcgaagcccctgtgtaattgtctcagcccagaacaaacggttatggaaaattatgttgtgctatttttttcagaatgtttgaacacaggagaggcggaccaatataaacattgacacttctagtgagtgagaacacttggctgtacagtcagctgaaacctgtgatatagtataggaatttttttatttttagatacatgaaataaacgttaggtgtgttccttaacatgtcaaggttgacattgatggggagtggttagtacacggatgtgaactgatagttccgtagtacgctcccggatgactgaaagttcagtctgatgatataactttaatgtttggttgagcacggtgtggccggctctagaggacacatggacttggctagtgaagagccaagagagtttagtagctagtctttgatggtagagtagggacatgttatttagctatgtcagtaaggataggatgtatgtttcctgatattggaggattgctgtcagttgacagctgagaaatttatgaaatatgaacatgttcattatgatgttggactattatttgtcaaattttattagttaggttagcttttgtttgtggcatgagttgaattgtgggtttggatactaaacctcgtgaattttaacaaattaacaaggtttactaagtgcttgtgcgggggggttgtaacaaactaggctgttgtaagaattatccagaggggtttatcgacaaaagagaatgggaagctgagccgcatggtgacctgacccccaggggaattcgcggtggaaataaccgacgctttgttcatatctgcgtataatgaatcatcctatagtattcagtaatttagagaaaattagcctttattcattttgcattaaaattgtattgtataatagtactggatacaatatcaagagtattctaattattgagttaagtcaccatcagtgacgtcaggaatcagatctaacttttaaggcggagtgaccggcggtcataggtcagcagggttgacatgtctaatatttctcaaagttttaataaccatttttgtgatcgggaacagctttgccgttagatgtttgtaatttaattcagtaaaataattcaaccagtctggatcaattaagtacaacagaggttaattgttataacttaaaccttgctagtaactgggtaggactttgactaggcggaaggatacaatactctgtctggggtagtccagacaaggaaaaaatcagtgtgatctgccgagcagctgggagaggttcaaaccatcttacctctccccaagaccagccccaacacctagagctgtggtcgcccaaggtatagttgctattgttaattatagggatagtcttctcatttgccactcaggtcaagtagggagtgttaaagtgatagggagtgaacctatttagattttgttttagttttcttttaataaattaaatttgttaataatttgcatttttattgtctccatttggttatgtgtaaacttgtcctggtcacgtggtccacacgaggcagagttgcattgggcgccgattctaacatcggatcggaattcatcatccccatctaattaattccacactcaagtttccgaggttataaactactagtggggatcaagccccaaggttgattaattagcgtgatcgatccagacctcgatcattgctctgtagagctggtctggtggtggcagcatagaggcgactctagggttttgctcagagcttagctcacgtcatactgggtgtagaatcctaagtcggtcaatcgtcttaggaccacgtggcgtggagttggctttggtaaaagttttggagtcccttggtagagaataataagtaagaatacgggtagagggagtagaaggaagagaagtagagagggaaactcccgaacccgtgttacagtgccaggtggggccaggtggggccaggtggggccaggtggtgccaggtggggccaggtggggccaggcggtgccaggtggggccaggtggggccaggtggggccaggtggtgccaggaggggccaggtggggccaggtggggccaggtggggccaggtggggccaggtggggccaggtggggccaggtggggccaggtggtgccaggtggggccaggtggggccaggtggggccaggtggggccaggtggggccaggtagggccaggtggggccaggtggtgccgggtggggccaggtggggccaggtggtgccatttggggccaggtggggccaggtggggccaggtggggccaggtggggccaggtggggccaTGTGGtgccaggtggggccaggtggggccaggtagggccaggtggggccaggtggtgccaggtggggccaggtggggccaggtgaGGCCAGGTAGGgccaggtggtgccaggtggggccaggtggggccaggtggggccaggtggggccaggtggggccaggtggggccaggtggggccaggtggtgccaggtggggccaggtggggccaggtggggccaggtggggccaggtggggccaggtggggccaggtAGGGTCTTAATTGTGAGACAGAAGTGTGAAGAGGTTACAAAAGCGagatgggaggggaggggtggaccAGATGGGACGGGGCTACTCTAAGTGACTGTATGTTCAGAGGAGGTGAAACAGAGCCCCGGGCAGCGccggatacccccccccccaaaggtcaTAGATATAAGATTTTAAGGCATGTTATATAACACACAGTGAATAGCCCATTAAAATATAATAGTCACTATAGACCCGGTGACAAGACCATAGCAAAGTAATATTGAAGTAGAAGGATGCTGCGGCTCCCAGTAACGCCATCTCAGGAGATCTTGGAGGTTGTTAAGACAATCTCAGCCTTGATTAGATCACCTGGAAGGTTGTTCTGGCTCTGTGTACCCTGGGGAAGCTGGTCTGACCTTGCCTGTACACTGTTGACCTTGCCCGTACACTGTTGACCTTGCCCGTACACTGTTGACCATGTCCGTACACTGTTGACCTTGTCCGTACACTGTTGACCTTGCCCATACACTGTTGACCTTGTCCGTACACTGTTGACCTGGTCCGTACACTGTTGACCTTGTCCGTACACTGTTGACCTTGTCCGTACACTGTTGACCTTGTCCGTACACTGTTGACCTTGCCCATACACTGTTGACCTTGTCCGTACACTGTTGACCTGGTCCGTACACTGTTGACCTTGTCCGTACACTGTTGACCTTGCCCGTACACTGTTGACCTTGTCCGTACACTGTTGACCTTGCCCGTACACTGTTGACCTTGTCCGTACACTGTTGACCTTGCCCGTACACTGTTGACCTTGCCCGTACACTGTTGACCTTGCCTGTACACTGTTGACCTTGCCCGTACACTGTTGACCTTGTCCGTACACTGTTGACCTTGCCCGTACACTGTTGACCTTGCCCGTACACTGTTGACCTTGCCTGTACACTGTTGACCTTGCCCGTACACTGTTGACCTTGCCCGTACACTGTTGACCTTGTCCGTACACTGTTGACCTTGCCCGTACACTGTTGACCTTGCCCGTACACTGTTGACCTTGCCCGTACACTGTTGACCTTGCCTGTACACTGTTGACCTTGCCCGTACACTGTTCACCATGCCCGTACACTGTTGACCTTGCCCGTACACTGTTGACCTTGCCCGTACACTGTTGACCTTGCCTGTACACTGTTGACCTTGCCCGTACACTGTTGACCTTGCCCGTACACTGTTCACCATGCCCGTACACTGTTGACCTTGCCCCGTACACTGTTGACCTTGCCTGTACACTGTTCACAGTGCCTGTACACTGTTGACCTTGCCCGTACACTGTTGACCTTGCCCGTACACTGTTGACCTTGCCCGTACACTGTTCACCTTGCCCGTACACTGTTGCCCTTGCCCGTACACTGTTGACCTTGCCCGTACACTGTTCACCATGCCCGTACACTGTTGACCTTGCCCGTACACTGTTGACCTTGCCCGTACACTGTTGACCTTGCCTGTACACTGTTGACCTTGCCCGTACACTGTTGACCTTGCCCGTACACTGTTCACCATGCCAGTACACTGTTGACCTTGCCCCGTACACTGTTGACCTTGCCTGTACACTGTTCACAGTGCCTGTACACTGTTGACCTTGCCCGTACACTGTTGACCTTGCCCGTACACTGTTCACAGTGCCTGTACACTGTTGACCTTGCCCCGTACACTGTTGACCTTGCCTGTACACTGTTCACAGTGCCTGTACACTGTTGACCTTGCCCGTACACTGTTGACCTTGCCTGTACACTGTTCACAGTGCCTGTACACTGTTGACCTTGCCCCGTACACTGTTGACCTTGCCCCGTACACTGTTCACAGTGCCTGTACACTGTTGACCTTGCCCGTACACTGTTGACCTTGCCTGTACACTGTTGACCTTGCCCGTACACTGTTGACCTTGCCCGTACACTGTTCACCATGCCCGTACACTGTTGACCTTGCCCCGTACACTGTTTACCTTGCCTGTACACTGTTCACAGTGCCTGTACACTGTTGACCTTGCCCCGTACACTGTTGACCTTGCCCCGTACACTGTTGACCTTGCCCCGTACACTGTTGACCTTGCCCGTACACTGTTGACCTTGCCCGTACACTGTTGACCTTGCCCGTACACTGTTGACCTTGCCCCGTACACTGTTCACGTGTACCCACGCCCTTATGTGTGTATAAGTAGATGACACATTACACTTCATTACTTAAGGgcccgtgccgcctcttgggTGAATTAATCTTCATCTATCACTCGACACTTCATTACCAGAAGCAATACCCCAGTACAGCATGCCCATGGGTTGCCCTCGCCTCCAGATACCCCAGTACAGCATGCCCATGGGTTGCCCTCGCCTCCAGGTACCCCAGTACAGCATGCCCATGGGTTGCCCTCGCCTCCAGGTACCCCAGTACAGCATGCCCATGGGTTGCCCTCGCCTCCAGGTACCCCAGTACAGCATGCCCATGGGATACCCTAGCCTCCAGGTACCCCAGTACAGCATGCCCATGGGATGCCCTAGCCTCCAGGTACCCCAGTACAGCATGCCCATGAGATGCCCTCGCCTCCAGGTACCCCAGTACAGCATGCCCATGTGATGCCCTAGCCTCCAGGTACCCCAGTACAGCATGCCCATGGGATGCCCTAGCCTCCAGGTACCCCAGTACAGCATGCCCATGGGATGCCCTAGCCTCCAGGTTCCCCAGTACAGCATGCCCATGGGATGCCCTAGCCTCCAGGTACCCCAGTACAGCATGCCCATGGGATGCCCTGGCCTCCAGGTACCCCAGTACCGCATGCCCATGGGATACCCTAGCCTCCAGGTACCCCAGTACCGCATGCCCATGGGATACCCTAGCCTCCAGGTACCCCAGTACAGCATGCCCATGGGATGCCCTAGCCTCCAGGTACCCCAGTATAGCATGCCCATGGGATGCCCTAGCCTCCAGGTACCCCAGTACAGCATGCCCATGGGATGCCCTAGCCTCCAGGTACCCCAGTACCGCATGCCCATGGGATGCCCTAGCCTCCAGGTATCCCAGTACAGCATGCCCATGGGATGCCCTAGCCTCCAGGTACCCCAGTACAGCATGCCCATGGGATGCCCTAGCCTCCAGGTTCCCCAGTACCGCATGCCCATGGGATGCCCTAGCCTCCAGGTACCCCAGTACAGCATGCCCATGGGATGCCCTAGCCTCCAGGTTCCCCAGTACCGCATGCCCATGGGATGCCCTAGCCTCCAGGTACCCCAGTACAGCATGCCCATGGGATGCCCTAGCCTCCAGGTTCCCCAGTACCGCATGCCCATGGGATGCCCTAGCCTCCAGGTACCCCAGTACAGCATGCCCATGGGATGCCCTAGCCTCCAGGTACCCCAGTACAGCATGCCCATGGGATGCCCTAGCCTCCAGGTACCCCAGTACAGCATGCCCATGGGTTGCCCTAGCCTCCAGGTACCCCAGTATAGCATGCCCATGGGATGCCCTAGCCTCCAGGTACCCCAGTACAGCATGCCCATGGGATGCCCTAGCCTCCAGGTACCCCAGTACAGCATGCCCATGGGATGCCCTAGCCTCCAGGTACCCCAGTACAGCATGCCCATGGGATGCCCTAGCCTCCAGGTACCCCAGTACCGCATGCCCATGGGATGCCCTAGCCTCCAGGTACCCCAGTACAGCATGCCCATGGGATGCCCTAGCCTCCAGGTACCCCAGTACAGCATGCCCATGGGATGCCCTAGCCTCCAGGTACCCCAGTACAGCATGCCCATGGGATGCCCTAGCCTCCAGGTACCCCAGTACCGCATGCCCATGGGATGCCCTAGCCTCCAGGTACCCCAGTACAGCATGCCCATGGGATGCCCTAGCCTCCAGGTACCCCAGTATAGCATGCCCATGGGATGCCCTAGCCTCCAGGTACCCCAGTACAGCATGCCCATGGGATGCCCTAGCCTCCAGGTACCCCAGTACAGCATGCCCATGGGATGCCCTAGCCTCCAGGTACCCCAGTACAGCATGCCCATGGGTTGCCCTAGCCTCCAGGTACCCCAGTACCGCATGCCCATGGGATGCCCTAGCCTCCAGGTACCCCAGTACAGCATGCCCATGGGATGCCCTAGCCTCCAGGTACCCCAGTACCGCATGCCCATGGGATGCCCTAGCCTCCAGGTACCCCAGTACAGCATGCCCATGGGATGCCCTAGCCTCCAGGTACCCCAGTACAGCATGCCCATGGGTTGCCCTAGCCTCCAGGTACCCCAGTACAGCATGCCCATGGGTTGCCCTAGCCTCCAGGTACCCCAGTACAGCATGCCCATGGGATGCCCTAGCCTCCAGGTACCACAGTACCGCATACCTATGGGTTGCCCTAGCCTCCAGGTACCCCAGTACCGCATGCCCATGGGATGCCCTAGCCTCCAGGTACCCCAGTACAGCATGCCCATGGGATGCCCTAGCCTCCAGGTACCCCAGTACAGCATGCCCATGGGATGCCCTAGCCTCCAGGTACCCCAGTACAGCATGCCCATGGGTTTATTCTCTTAATAAACACCTGAGAGGCAACAAGAGTTTCCTCAATCACCACATTAATGTCTACAAAGAAGGAAGGATGACTGTCTCCTAAGAAATGTTAAATACAACATTTAGAACCCTACACGAACTTGCTTACTTATAGGGATTTCTGAACTATGATGTTATTTTTCATTCACCAAGTTGAGTATTAGCAAAAAATTCTACTGATGTATTAAAATTGGGTTGAATGACtacattttcttatatttttctccaCAAAATCTTTAGAGCGCCTCTTGCTATTGACCTGAAAATCTCAACACGTCAGTTCGTAAAACGAAGCTTCCTATTTGGATAGGACTGGAGGTCGCCGTAGGCCGTAGACATGTATCATGTATCTCCCCCTCACCTCCCCATGGGCCCCCATACCCTGTGGGAAGTCAGTaggactccaggttgcaattctttttaccatgtcgtggtacagttgattaaggtgcgtctgggatcttctcggacgtaggttcgaaccctcatcacggcccttgtggatttggtcatttgatgcatcacgctgttgtgatttctgtgtgtaacatgCCCCACCCCCGCTCTCATACCCACATGTAACCAACCATACATACCCTCACCCTGCCCCCCGCTCACACGTAACCATCCATacaacagtaccagcagcagcagccacgagGTGGCCGACAGGATGAGCGGAGCCTCACCGGCCGTTTCCACTACCCACTAATTAACAAACTTTCCCGCTAAAAGCCGCTGGAACAGTGGCACCTTGCGCCATTGTGGCGCCCTGATCACTGGCGCCTCATCATCCCTGACATGCTTATGTTTCCACAGCTAGAACCCCCGCACTAtccccacacacccagccaccCCAGGAACTCTCGCTCCAGATTACGATCGATATCTGCCTACTGGCCAATCACCGGAGCAcaggaaagaaacattttgcctatttgtctccgcctccaccgaggatcgaacccggaacttcaggccTACGAAtcggaagtgctgtccactcagtgtCATTGGTGCTAAATGCTCGATGTAGCTGCTAAAAAAAGTGGACATTTAGATTAGATTCTTCGTCGCAGCCTTGTGTAATATGTTTCAACAGGATCATTGGATCGAATGAAGACCACTCAGACGTCATGCTTTCATGATAGACCCATCAATGGGTACGTCAAAAACCCTTAAGGTCTAGCCATAGGAAGACTTGGGAaagccctgggtaaatactggcttcgTAATAGGGTTGTTGAGTTACTGAACacattaccgggtaacataattcACGTGTGTTCGCTGGCTTGTTTGAGAGAGTTTGGATGCATGTTAAgaaaggagctgcctcgcatgggccaataggaccttcctcgcatgggccaattggacctgcctcgcatgggccaataggacctgcctcgcatggaccaagagACCTGGAGCTTGATTTACATTCAGAGGAGAGCGAGGCATCTCAACCTCGCCACAGACAACATGGCGCCTCCgccagtgttgtggtggctgcCATTATGGATGCCAGAGAGACGGTGGAGCGTAATTCGGAGCAGGCAGCGAGCGGGCCCAGGTAAGGAGAGCCTCTTACCCAATAAAACAACGACGTCACCCACCGAATAGCCAAGCAGAAGGCAAGAGCTCCCAAGTTAGAATTTTACTGAAATTTTCTCGTTTCCACATTAGGAGTGAGCGAGCGGGTTGCATACCAAGAGAGGCGGGCGAAACATGCTCCGGGCGTGATGCCTCGTGTCGTGTGCATGCTCCTTAAGGCTCCCTATATGCTCCAGGGCGTGATGCCTCGTGTCGTGTGCATGCTCCTTAAGGCTCCCTATATGCTCCAGGGCGTGATGCCTCGTGTCGTGTGCATGCTCCTTAAGGCTCCCTGTATGCTCCGGGCGTGATGCCTCGTGTCGTGTGCATGCTCCTTAAGGTTCCCTATATGCTCCAGGGCGTGATGCCTCGTGTCGTGTGCATGCTCCTTAAGGCTCCCTGTATGCTCCGGGCGTGATGCCTCGTGTCGTGTGCATGCTCCTTAAGGCTCCCTGTATGCTCCAGGGTGCTCCTCATGCTCATTATCCCATCGAGGCCACACCAGGACGTGTACCTCCCTCACACAGCCCAGACGCTGACCAACACTGCTGATTTGTGAGTGATGGTTGTAGCTCTCAGTGGGTGTGACGGGAGGAGTGACGGGTGGACAGGGGTGTAGGTGAGAAAGGTCTTGACTGGATGGTATCAAGGGagtgtgtggagggcaggggtATGATGGTAtgaggtgtggagggcaggggtaTGATGGtaacaggtgtggagggcaggggtaTGATGGTAtgaggtgtggagggcaggggtaTGATGGtaacaggtgtggagggcaggggtaTGGTGGTAtgaggtgtggagggcaggggtaTTTAGGGAataggtgtggagggcaggggcGTGGAGGGCaggggtgtggagggcaggggtgtgatggtgttacggacccgagtccagcgtcggagcacggagcagtgacgacaacgccatctgtgagtccgctcccgaaacccactccaaatggacagcgccatctagtgagaacgggatataccggccacaggtactggattcccgtcttaatcagctcataacatagccgctgctgacctctggtgaggtggcgcttagacagcaatgccatctatggagtggagaggtggacgtttgcgtctaagcctgtaagtgaggttccctagagcgtccagTATTAATGACatatctgattacagagtcgacctgggactgctgtattggacgatggatcagtctacccaaggcagccaaggtctcttcacgagtttgctctgaagaaggtgtgagtcacccccggacgaactctgctgagagtattagcctgcctgtgacgtggcagtatcaggaatcgccttatccggggctggctggtggaagagactagccactgtggtgcttagtgaggagagtgatcagcgggatcacacgaggctcctgcctagggctcgcaaccctagtatcggtcgtggagtggcctacacagcggagctgatcggaacctgccagctataggctggattgtggttgaaggcctccatgacggagcacccagtagaactgtgatttggctggcctgtggccagggtagattcgccaagagaatcatagaggtttcatcgtgagcaccgtggagcatcctgtgtcttcggaggaagacaagcttgtacataatcgtgtagtaataacccctgtgtgcaactgttatatatttatttatggtggtggtgaatatatatataaatcagaacatttgtatccctccccctttaatttaccttgtgttacggaacacaccccttgaaagcctctactaacttggggccggattcccaaactctaataacatcag from the Procambarus clarkii isolate CNS0578487 chromosome 10, FALCON_Pclarkii_2.0, whole genome shotgun sequence genome contains:
- the LOC138363186 gene encoding periaxin-like encodes the protein MPMGCPSLQVPQYSMPMGCPSLQVPQYSMPMGCPSLQVPQYSMPMGCPGLQVPQYRMPMGYPSLQVPQYRMPMGYPSLQVPQYSMPMGCPSLQVPQYSMPMGCPSLQVPQYSMPMGCPSLQVPQYRMPMGCPSLQVSQYSMPMGCPSLQVPQYSMPMGCPSLQVPQYRMPMGCPSLQVPQYSMPMGCPSLQVPQYRMPMGCPSLQVPQYSMPMGCPSLQVPQYRMPMGCPSLQVPQYSMPMGCPSLQVPQYSMPMGCPSLQVPQYSMPMGCPSLQVPQYSMPMGCPSLQVPQYSMPMGCPSLQVPQYSMPMGCPSLQVPQYSMPMGCPSLQVPQYRMPMGCPSLQVPQYSMPMGCPSLQVPQYSMPMGCPSLQVPQYSMPMGCPSLQVPQYRMPMGCPSLQVPQYSMPMGCPSLQVPQYSMPMGCPSLQVPQYSMPMGCPSLQVPQYSMPMGCPSLQVPQYSMPMGCPSLQVPQYRMPMGCPSLQVPQYSMPMGCPSLQVPQYRMPMGCPSLQVPQYSMPMGCPSLQVPQYSMPMGCPSLQVPQYSMPMGCPSLQVPQYSMPMGCPSLQVPQYRIPMGCPSLQVPQYRMPMGCPSLQVPQYSMPMGCPSLQVPQYSMPMGCPSLQVPQYSMPMGLFS